A part of Onthophagus taurus isolate NC chromosome 7, IU_Otau_3.0, whole genome shotgun sequence genomic DNA contains:
- the LOC111423921 gene encoding abscission/NoCut checkpoint regulator, producing MSCNHCSTKFNFFHKEMGCASCNLSFCNKCLKQKCRIPSKGPGEYSVCRICHSKITSGQSTTQQNIQPPDAFIKRLEALENNHQTPVSIVKNEQDQTTKSTLSPIDQRLLERLENLKDKGTGPPPTEAELRQRLAALKGENSYVEGPSKAILANDFRTDEQKVDAYLEMFTAERDIELAQNPEEELEARLATLRGQGVRPNENSYISNLHDDSSSDSEEEVGKITKKIMAEVALDKKYELKLPCPENEEEYEEELPWCVLCNKDAKYRCIDCGGDLYCQKCNLELHSSWDGTAHRIIKYTPFK from the exons ATGTCCTGTAATCACTGTtcaacaaaattcaatttctttcATAAAGAA ATGGGCTGTGCTAGTTGTAATTTATCGTTTTGCaataaatgtttaaagcaaaaatgtaGAATACCAAGTAAAGGACCTGGTGAATACTCGGTTTGTAGAATTTGTCATTCGAAAATTACATCGGGTCAATCAACTACACAGCAAAACATTCAACCACCAGACGCTTTTATTAA ACGACTTGAAGCCTTAGAAAATAATCACCAAACTCCTGTGAGCATTGTAAAAAATGAACAAGATCAAACCACAAAATCAACTTTATCGCCTATTGATCAACGATTATTGGAAAgattggaaaatttaaaagataaaggTACAGGACCACCTCCTACAGAAGCTGAATTAAGACAACGTTTGGCTGCACTAAAAGGTGAAAATAGTTATGTTGAAGGACCTAGTAAAGCA attttagcAAACGACTTTAGGACAGATGAACAAAAAGTAGATGCATATTTAGAGATGTTTACAGCTGAACGAGATATAGAATTAGCTCAAAACCCTGAGGAAGAGTTAGAAGCAAGGTTGGCAACATTAAGAGGACAAGGTGTTCGACCGAACGAAAATTCTTATATCAGTAATTTACATGATGATTCTAGTTCGGATTCAGAAGAAGAAGTTGgcaaaataactaaaaag ataatggcTGAAGTAGCTTTGgacaaaaaatatgaattaaaaCTTCCATGTCCCGAAAACGAGGAAGAATATGAAGAAGAACTACCGTGGTGTGTTCTTTGTAATAAAGATGCTAAATATCGATGTATAGATTGCGGTGGAGATCTTTACtgtcaaaaatgtaatttggAATTACACTCTAGCTGGGATGGAACAGCTCACAGGATAATTAAGTACACACCATTCaaataa
- the LOC111423922 gene encoding large ribosomal subunit protein mL40: MSIISALSRLSLKQPSRIPVLISRYKIENKLFLHTTPALCAEPLKKKKRLDPAVIKARDDRKKKRIEKQIRKLEKNARQLKPIEELEIPMVIIDHKKERYRKSPALTAETLEERILLEKQWSQFKKQEYVKDLKMLDRIAYSQQKALDELRKESEELYQEAIQPDLQLIPYGFIGPVETPPIEGYNAPDGDYQDVSKKWE, translated from the exons atgagtaTAATTTCTGCTTTATCCAG GCTTTCCTTAAAACAACCAAGTCGAATACCTGTTCTGATAAGCCgatataaaatagaaaataaactctTCTTGCATACAACTCCAGCTCTTTG tgcTGAACctttgaaaaagaagaaaaggcTTGACCCCGCCGTTATTAAAGCAAGGGATGATcgtaaaaagaaaagaattgaGAAACAAATTCGtaaacttgaaaaaaatgcGAGGCAATTAAAACCGATTGAGGAACTTGAGATTCCTATGGTGATAATTGatcataaaaa agaGAGATATCGTAAATCGCCTGCTTTAACAGCAGAAACTTTGGaagaaagaattttattagaaaagcAATGGTCGCAgtttaaaaaacaagaataTGTGAAAGACTTAAAAATGTTAGACCGTATTGCTTATTCGCAACAAAAAGCTTTGGATGAATTGCGAAAAGAATCGGAAGAATTGTATCAAGAGGCAATACAA CCTGATTTACAATTAATTCCCTATGGGTTTATTGGACCAGTGGAAACTCCTCCAATTGAGGGTTATAATGCACCAGATGGTGATTATCAAGATGTATCAAAAAAATGGGAATAG
- the LOC111423920 gene encoding probable ATP-dependent RNA helicase Dbp73D, with protein sequence MDLFVINRHEDNKEDTINEEANLKKLLKKIKKKKELKNIQKDLIKDEEEIVEKPNNEITPNEEDSNNQQENYLEIESENIEPPIKRKKIDPKDVEGFTILGGEQFDKKTKVKRVLPKWLSNPIVISVDLQNLTNKVSHIENLDKSLKKQLKLNGIKYLFPVQAAVIPWVIKSIQQSSIVIPKDICVSAPTGSGKTLAFVLPVIQALLKRTVKKIRALVILPTLDLAMQVFKCFKKYTVGTKLDVLCITGKSVFEQEQKQLVHNNVGFGYMSKVDILVCTAGRLVDHLKETPGFNLTELEYLVIDEADRVLDNIQNDWLYHLEKHINQEDNSLQSSKVLNVLSFKTRKSPQKLLFSATLSQDPEKLQKLSLFEPILFTSIVENDANEEETKKVTVDNFIGKYTTPKELTEKYIISPTNLKPLVLYEFIKSNNLTKTIVFTHSLEATHRLSILLKVLFNGTLKIKEISSNLDIKNRKFLIEDFSKGNIDVLVCTDALARGIDLPGIQCVISYSPPKYLKTYIHRAGRTARAGEFGMAVTILPKPQLNRFLSLLQQADKNNLEEIFITEDNLEALGDKYKEALNELKKTVGEEEEKSLNKIKSARRVVKRKRKINDE encoded by the exons atggatttatttgtaataaatag ACATGAAGATAATAAAGAAGACACTATTAACGAAGAAGCTAACCtgaaaaagttgttaaaaaagatcaaaaagaaaaaggagttaaaaaatatacaaaaagatttaattaaagatgaagaagaaattgttgaaaaaccTAACAATGAAATAACTCCTAATGAAGAAGATTCAAACAATCaacaagaaaattatttagaaattgAATCAGAGAATATAGAACCTCCGATAAAGCGAAAAAAAATTGATCCAAAAGATGTTGAAGGTTTTACAATTCTCGGTGGTGaacaatttgataaaaaaactaaagtgAAAAGAGTTCTTCCAAAATGGTTATCAAACCCAATAGTAATTTCTGTTGATTTACAAAACTTAACCAATAAAGTTTCGCATATTGAGAATTTagataaatcattaaaaaaacaattaaaactaaacggAATTAAATACTTATTTCCTGTTCAAGCTGCTGTTATACCGTGGGTTATTAAATCGATTCAACAATCATCAATAGTTATTCCTAAAGATATTTGCGTATCTGCACCTACGGGAAGTGGAAAAACTTTAGCTTTCGTCTTACCTGTTATTCAAGCTTTATTGAAACGTacagttaaaaaaattcgCGCATTAGTTATTTTACCTACGTTAGATTTGGCCATGCAggtatttaaatgttttaaaaagtaCACTGTTGGAACAAAATTGGATGTGTTGTGTATTACAGGAAAATCTGTTTTTGAACaagaacaaaaacaattaGTACATAATA ATGTTGGATTTGGTTATATGAGTAAAGTTGATATACTTGTCTGCACTGCTGGTAGATTGGTTGATCATTTAAAAGAAACACCAGGATTTAATTTGACTGAATTGGAGTATCTTGTTATTGATGAAGCTGATAGAGTTTTggataatattcaaaatgattgGTTGTATCATTTAGAGAAACATATTAATCAAGAAG aTAACTCTCTACAATCATCTAAAGTATTAAATGTATTATCATTTAAAACTCGCAAATCTCCTCAAAAACTGCTCTTTTCCGCCACATTATCCCAAGATccagaaaaattacaaaaattgtcactATTCGAACCAATTCTTTTTACATCAATAGTTGAAAATGATGCAAACGAAGAAGAAACTAAAAAAGTTActgttgataattttataggAAAATACACAACACCAAAAGAATTaacagaaaaatatattatttccCCAACCAATTTAAAACCTCTggttttatacgaatttataaaatcgaataatttaacaaaaactaTCGTTTTCACTCATTCTTTAGAAGCAACGCATCGTTTATCCATacttttaaaagtattatttaaCGGAACTCTTAAgattaaagaaatttcttccaatctagatattaaaaacagaaaatttttaattgaggATTTTTCAAAAGGAAATATAGATGTTTTGGTTTGTACTGATGCATTAGCTAGAGGGATTGATTTACCCGGGATTCAATGTGTTATATCGTATTCACcaccaaaatatttaaaaacatacatTCACAGAGCAGGAAGAACAGCAAGAGCTGGCGAATTTGGTATGGCTGTTACAATACTACCAAAACCACAATTAAATCGGTTTTTAAGTTTACTTCAACAAGccgataaaaataatttagaagag atttttattacTGAAGATAATTTGGAAGCTTTAGGAGATAAATACAAAGAAGCTTTGAATGAACTTAAAAAAACTGTAGgtgaagaagaagagaaaagtttgaataaaattaaatctgcTAGACGAGTTGTGAAACgtaaaaggaaaataaacgatgaataa
- the LOC111423918 gene encoding uncharacterized protein isoform X11, protein MVYESDFYTTRRPYRATPSISTYTVSSVPSRQVRILPGLGKVHVVHTYDRIVPYVGHKRLTVVTSNPMVYKVRPSVLYKEFDRIENKYRPYTYTSALSEYLNSDSAVRYPYSYIRYPYTYSYTPSYYYTIYRPYYPTYYVNRYLVRRPYYYDTIYNNPYYYYYNYYPISRPRYSSLYSLRYLLDRPNAIDSSLYPYFYYYYYKYLYPTYLPRYSRFFSSIFDDEKRLIRAETASLLRRIHAPVPRVSKPLALPYVTRYDEFPVKTYSDSYIYKMMMSSPKDPRVVAYTTYYSEPVRKYFGLHSKTDPNRHLKTALATCSASNTKLFPAAFDFRPPSV, encoded by the exons atggtttacgAAAGTGATTTTTACACGACTAGAAGGCCGTACCGTGCTACACCTTCAATTTCGACTTATACCGTATCG TCGGTTCCATCCAGGCAAGTAAGGATCCTTCCGGGATTGGGAAAG gttCATGTCGTACATACGTACGATAGGATCGTGCCTTACGTGGGTCACAAGAGGCTCACTGTAGTAACATCAAACCCAATGGTATACAAAGTCCGTCCATCAGTTCTCTACAAGGAATTCGATAGAATCGAAAACAAGTATCGCCCGTACACGTACACCTCGGCGTTGAGCGAATATCTCAACTCAGATTCAGCGGtg AGGTATCCGTATAGTTATATCAGATATCCGTATACATATTCATATACCCCATCTTACTACTATACTATCTATCGTCCGTATTATCCTACGTATTACGTCAAT AGATATTTGGTTAGACGTCCATACTATTACGATACTATTTACAATAAtccatattattattactacaaTTACTATCCTATTTCACGACCTCGTTATTCATCTTTGTATTCTCTA AGATACTTATTAGATCGTCCAAATGCAATTGACTCATCGCTCTATCCTtacttctattattattattataaatatctttatccaACCTATCTTCCTAGATATTCGAGATTTTTCTCATCT ATCTTCGACGACGAAAAGAGGTTGATCAGAGCTGAGACGGCGTCTCTTTTGAGGAGAATTCATGCTCCGGTCCCTCGTGTTTCCAAACCGCTAGCACTGCCATATGTTACCAG gtACGATGAGTTTCCAGTAAAAACATATTCCGACAGTTACATATATAAAATGATGATGTCATCTCCAAAAGATCCAAGAGTTGTAGCGTACACTACGTATTACAGCGAACCGGTGAGAAAATATTTTG gACTGCATTCTAAAACTGATCCAAATCGTCACCTCA
- the LOC111423918 gene encoding uncharacterized protein isoform X12, with product MVYESDFYTTRRPYRATPSISTYTVSSVPSRQVRILPGLGKVHVVHTYDRIVPYVGHKRLTVVTSNPMVYKVRPSVLYKEFDRIENKYRPYTYTSALSEYLNSDSAVRYPYSYIRYPYTYSYTPSYYYTIYRPYYPTYYVNRYLVRRPYYYDTIYNNPYYYYYNYYPISRPRYSSLYSLRYLLDRPNAIDSSLYPYFYYYYYKYLYPTYLPRYSRFFSSIFDDEKRLIRAETASLLRRIHAPVPRVSKPLALPYVTRYDEFPVKTYSDSYIYKMMMSSPKDPRVVAYTTYYSEPVRKYFETALATCSASNTKLFPAAFDFRPPSV from the exons atggtttacgAAAGTGATTTTTACACGACTAGAAGGCCGTACCGTGCTACACCTTCAATTTCGACTTATACCGTATCG TCGGTTCCATCCAGGCAAGTAAGGATCCTTCCGGGATTGGGAAAG gttCATGTCGTACATACGTACGATAGGATCGTGCCTTACGTGGGTCACAAGAGGCTCACTGTAGTAACATCAAACCCAATGGTATACAAAGTCCGTCCATCAGTTCTCTACAAGGAATTCGATAGAATCGAAAACAAGTATCGCCCGTACACGTACACCTCGGCGTTGAGCGAATATCTCAACTCAGATTCAGCGGtg AGGTATCCGTATAGTTATATCAGATATCCGTATACATATTCATATACCCCATCTTACTACTATACTATCTATCGTCCGTATTATCCTACGTATTACGTCAAT AGATATTTGGTTAGACGTCCATACTATTACGATACTATTTACAATAAtccatattattattactacaaTTACTATCCTATTTCACGACCTCGTTATTCATCTTTGTATTCTCTA AGATACTTATTAGATCGTCCAAATGCAATTGACTCATCGCTCTATCCTtacttctattattattattataaatatctttatccaACCTATCTTCCTAGATATTCGAGATTTTTCTCATCT ATCTTCGACGACGAAAAGAGGTTGATCAGAGCTGAGACGGCGTCTCTTTTGAGGAGAATTCATGCTCCGGTCCCTCGTGTTTCCAAACCGCTAGCACTGCCATATGTTACCAG gtACGATGAGTTTCCAGTAAAAACATATTCCGACAGTTACATATATAAAATGATGATGTCATCTCCAAAAGATCCAAGAGTTGTAGCGTACACTACGTATTACAGCGAACCGGTGAGAAAATATTTTG
- the LOC111423918 gene encoding protein anoxia up-regulated-like isoform X13, translated as MVYESDFYTTRRPYRATPSISTYTVSTPTYFIVCDTPIGNQRSAEEMYSYAFETSTERKESPRYYTVRDAPDTSRRAAEQQYSYSYQSTSERSSGDPYSRPVTRSYTNTERVSRTSGDGPGGYSSTSERSSRSYGDGPGGYHSSYSSTTAGRLPGGTSYRHYSYRV; from the exons atggtttacgAAAGTGATTTTTACACGACTAGAAGGCCGTACCGTGCTACACCTTCAATTTCGACTTATACCGTATCG ACCCcaacttattttattgtttgcgATACCCCCATTGGTAATCAACGTTCAGCCGAAGAAATGTATTCTTATGCATTCGAAACAAGCACAGAAAGAAAAgag AGTCCAAGATATTATACGGTTCGTGATGCTCCCGATACTTCTCGTCGTGCCGCTGAACAACAATATTCCTACTCCTATCAATCAACATCGGAAAGGAGCTCTGGTGATCCTTATTCAAGACCGGTAACACGTTCGTACACTAATACAGAACGAGTTTCTCGTACTTCCGGTGACGGACCAGGTGGATATTCTTCTACATCTGAACGTAGCTCCCGTAGCTACGGAGATGGTCCAGGCGGGTATCATTCCAGCTACAGTTCAACTACAGCCGGAAGATTACCCGGAGGCACTTCTTATCGCCATTATTCATatagagtttaa
- the LOC111423918 gene encoding protein anoxia up-regulated-like isoform X14, whose protein sequence is MVYESDFYTTRRPYRATPSISTYTVSSPRYYTVRDAPDTSRRAAEQQYSYSYQSTSERSSGDPYSRPVTRSYTNTERVSRTSGDGPGGYSSTSERSSRSYGDGPGGYHSSYSSTTAGRLPGGTSYRHYSYRV, encoded by the exons atggtttacgAAAGTGATTTTTACACGACTAGAAGGCCGTACCGTGCTACACCTTCAATTTCGACTTATACCGTATCG AGTCCAAGATATTATACGGTTCGTGATGCTCCCGATACTTCTCGTCGTGCCGCTGAACAACAATATTCCTACTCCTATCAATCAACATCGGAAAGGAGCTCTGGTGATCCTTATTCAAGACCGGTAACACGTTCGTACACTAATACAGAACGAGTTTCTCGTACTTCCGGTGACGGACCAGGTGGATATTCTTCTACATCTGAACGTAGCTCCCGTAGCTACGGAGATGGTCCAGGCGGGTATCATTCCAGCTACAGTTCAACTACAGCCGGAAGATTACCCGGAGGCACTTCTTATCGCCATTATTCATatagagtttaa